A window of Plasmodium brasilianum strain Bolivian I chromosome 8, whole genome shotgun sequence contains these coding sequences:
- a CDS encoding ribosomal protein L43, with protein MRSQYCNIQRNMCSNGVYQLKKVLLKYSETGHSSRNVRFFLRFILPDYKEENKHLNFEIHHEQYEEPVAIFEYINNSKYEISLKDVKSKHLVDIINLYKDSAGNTDFLKHGGPKGLWCPSIYSELNAISYLKKKKKK; from the exons atgaGGTCACAGTATTGCAACATTCAA AGAAATATGTGTTCGAATGGCGTGTATCagttaaaaaaagttttattgaAATACAGTGAAACAGGACACAGCAGCAGAAATGTtcgattttttttaagatttATTTTACCTGACTATAAGGAGGAgaataaacatttaaatttCGAAATTCATCATGAGCAGTATGAAGAACCAGTTGCTATATttgaatacataaataacagCAAATATGAAATATCTTTAAAAGATGTAAAATCTAAGCACCTCGTTGATATTATTAACTTATACAAAGATAGTGCTGGGAATAccgattttttaaaacatggAGGGCCTAAG GGACTGTGGTGCCCAAGCATATACAGCGAGCTGAATGCcatttcttatttaaaaaaaaaaaaaaaaaaataa